One Betta splendens chromosome 5, fBetSpl5.4, whole genome shotgun sequence genomic window, CATGCGATAATTCACACGGCGCTCACCTTATCGGCCAAGTCGGAGCCCTCGGCTTTGAGGCGAGCCTGCAACGAGCTGATCTCGTTGGTCAGGGTGCGGTGGTCGGCCTCCAGAGTCTTCCGGCCGCTGTTCAGCGCCCCGGTGTCGCGGGACTGTTTGTAGCGGTTCACCACCTCGTCCATGTGGCGATACAGGCCCAGGCGCTTGTTAACCAGAGTCAGCACCTGCTCTGTAATAGAAGCCACCTTCATGCGCACCTCGGCAGCAGGATCCTGAACAGAGGTAAATGAACACATGGAACCGTTTGCAAAACACTTAGAAATGAAGGGAAGCATTGGTGAGTATTCACACGTGCACGGGTGGACAAACCTTTGTGATGGAGAAGTCCAGACGGACATAGATAATGACAGTAAAGAAAAGGATGTAAAAAGCCCCAACAACCAGCAGAGGCTCCTGTAGCATCAGGATCTTATTGAAGTTATAATGAACCTGGAaacacagagggagacactTACAAATTCACTTTTCTTCTCTTGGCAGCAAAGTGTAGCCATGATATATAAAAGGTCAACATTAAACAAGTCTCAAGATCGGGGAGTTCAAAAGCAGCCCCAATAGTTacactgtttattattacacataTTGTTATACTCTATAAACCTTAAAAGTTTTCATTGTTTATCTTCTATTAAAATGGAACACAGATGTCAAAACACTTGTGTCCTGAAGATGGCAGTGCAGGAAAAGACTGGTTAGATCACACTGGCACTGAATCAGTCATTTCTTAGGAACCAGTATCAACACATTCTCCAGGAGGGTTGACTAAGTAAAAACCTTAGTCAAAAAAATGATGAGAAATTGTTTTACTATCATTGTCTTACCACAACATCCTGAATGTGATGCTCCACCAGGTTGGTCTTAGTGGCAACCAGCACTGGTCGGCCAAACGTATCCAGATAAGTATAGTGCAGCTGGTTTGGCATACGATCAATTTTATAAGGCGTGTCCATATGGATGTTTCTGTTAGAATGAGACATAAGAAATAAGCAAAAACCTCGAGCTAACCTTACAAACTGTAGATTTGTAGATCACTAACCTGGCTCCCTCTGGAAGAATGATTTTCACTGTGAGCGAGTCAATGACCTGGTCATCGTACACGTGATCCACTAGCCTCATTTTCAGGGCATACTGGTCACCTAGGAAACCAAGTGATGCGttagtaaaatacaaaaaaaataaaccattcaAACCATATTGACATAACACTACCAGAATTTCCCACCTTTATCACGTGGGAAAGTCAAGatcatcaaaataaataaagatcaACTCACCCAATGTGTACAGATACTCGTAGCTGGGCAGATTGTAACCAATGATATAGTGAGTCTTCCACCCTCCAAACAAAGGGAAGCGGGGTCTAATCTCAACCTCCACCGAGTCGTCCAGGACCTGCAGATGGGAGGTGGAGATGTTTCCAATCTCATCCCTGTAGTAGACATCCTGGGCTGAGGCAGGAAGGATAGTCTGTTAAAGAAAAAGCCGGTACAGTTATCAGCACTACCATCCTCATCATCCAAACATTAGAAGCAAGTTAGTAAAATGGTGGCTCGTTTCAAGACCTTGAATGATTTGACAGATGAGATGCCGCTGTCCGACTGCCGCTGGTAATCGTAACGAGAAAAGGGCCCCTTCAGGACGGCTCCCGTGTGCCTCAGGTCAATAGTCTCTTCCACAGCAATGTTGCCCCAGTGCGAGACCTCAATTGTCCGAGTAATGCTGCTAATGGTGAGGAAGGGTGTGTTGTTTTCATAATGGATCTTCATTGTATCCTGAATGGTAGATAACATAAACACAATGGATTGCTGTAGCAACTTTCTTGCAGGTTCTATCCACGCTCATTCTATCTGAACAGAGCTGTACCTCACTGAATGGAGCCACATCACGGAAGGGCCCGTACTCGACGATCTCATCATTCTTGCTGGGGTTGCCCAGCTTGGTGTAAAACTCCACAGTCTTGGAAGCGAGACGGACCCGCGTGGTCTGGCTGCGGGTGGGGTACGGGGAATACAGGTAATGGTTCCCCTGAAAGACCACCAGCTGGcgctcagcctgggtgatgtgTGTGGGGAAGGGCTTGAGGACGTGGCTGAATGTCATCTCCACTTTTGCTTTGAGCTGAGCACCAGGTGCCAGACTAGAGGGCAGCTGCACTTTGTAAAACTCCCCACTgcacaaaacacagatgacaaaGAGGAGAATGGATAAGACACAGGACGGGAGTAATTTTCATTCTGTTGCTGTAAAATATGAGCTTCAGATcaactagtttttttttcattcagtcatttttgACTTCTGGATGAAAAATcctattcatttattttttaccacTGAAGCATTGTGTAACATTATGCAAATGGTTCACTGCATTAGtaacaacatttatttatttaaatatagcAATAGAAAAACAGCCACAAAGTACCTTTTCCCACAAAATGAAATATACTTATTATGACTAACACCCAAGCACACATACTTTCTGTTAGGACttagttgtgtgttttcataacTTTGTTGTTTATACAAGCTTCAGAATCTGCTTAAATCATAGAAACTTTGATCGCTTACCTCTGGCCATTAATTGTGGTTTGCTGCAGTTCGAGGTTGCCATCCTCCTCTTCGTTGCCCTTTATCTGCagaaattttttaattaaacttaTTATTCTCTCCACACCAAGTACACTGGACATGTTCATTCATTGTGGAAGGGGCAGGCCTGCGCAGTCACACGCGGAAGTGAGCTGCCCAGCGCGTACGTGTCATTCAGCCACTGACAGAGCGTGCGGCGCTGCGGAAGTTAACGTCTTGTTCCACAACTCAAAATCTGTCTCTCTCATTTATATTAAGCTTTTCGCTGGGTTAGACTTCATGCCCGTAATTTGCATTAGAAGTAGACACGAACAGAAAGCTTCATGAGTTAACTGTGGCCACTTGGCTCCAAGCTTGTAGAGTTCACTGCCCCACAGGAACACAATGAATCACATCACATGGCTAATAGCAAGCATTCAGTGCATTAATTGATCGCATCCCAACATCGTTTGACAAAGTGCTCTAATTAAGTTCAGCCGCACTCTTGCTGTCACGACATGCGTGAAGTGCAAGATTTTTCAGAGCCAAACTGAATAAATAAGGAGTTACTTCAAAGTAGCTAACGGGCTAAAGCTAGCTGGCCTGCAGGAGCTACAGCAGAGGTTCTGGCGCTGTTTCAGTCGCGTAGGTTCGGCTCACCGAGGCTCCGATGTATGCCAGGTGCGGAACCAGGTCAGCCTCCACCCCTAACACGAAGCTCTGCACGGCAGAGGCTCCGTGGTTGGACAGCACGATCTCCGCAGTGATCTTAGCCAGATGAGTGCTCAGGTCCACGGTCCTCTTCACCTCCTCGTTCACCAACCCGTCTGCTAAGACCTGCGAGCTCAGAGCCGCCAGACCCAGGAGCAAAGCGGCGACGAACTGCGAACGTCGGATCATGGTTAAAGATGTTACGAGCTGGAAACCGGGATAAAAGCGGAAAGCTTGGGAGGAATGTAGAGCAGCGAAGAAAGGCCGCCGTGCCGCTCTACATCAGAAAAGATGACGCTTCATTCAATCCGGCGCGATGACGTAACAGCGCGCGTCGGGTCAGACGTCGTAACAATAGTCACTCCTAAATAATGGGAAAACTGTAACAAACGCCTACAATTACCTTACAAATACAAAACTATGTTAAAATAACATATTGAACTTTTGTTTCTGTGTCCTTCGTTGGATTGTCTCTATACAATCTTAGTACTTTCTTACCAGCGTGTGCATGAGACCTGTTCTATAGGCCGAAATAGCTCAGTtgggagagcgttagactgaagatctaaaggtccctggttcgaTCCCGGGTTTCGGCAGAGTTACAAGTGAATAATGTGACATTTTGTAATCCACAGTATTATTAAACTGTTTTGCATTAGGCGTCTGTGTTAGTTTCATTCAAAGATAGAAAGTTTCCATGTATTCTTTACCGTTTCGAATAATAGTCACATGCTTATATCTGTTTATGGGGCGAAGTTGCATATTCTTTGCAGTTACATACAAATTTGATGGATTGTGCTTGTACATATTTAAAGGTCCATGTAAAAGTATCTATACCAAACCTCAGACCATTGTTTGATATGATCATAAAGATGCTGGTTCCGTTCTACACAGACATCACTGAATCCGTTATCACCTGCTCCATCAACGTGGGGTCACTACCAGAGACAGGCAAAGTCTTCAATGCATTGTGAAGGTGATCAGCTGTAGCTTTCCATCTGTCCAGCGACGTGCAAGTCAGATAACAACTGATGTCTCCCACCCCGGACATGGACTCTTTCAGTACCTGATAAACCTCACGTCAtaaaaacagcttcttactgTCAGTTGGACAACAAATAACACTGTCCTGCTCTGCCCATGTTCCACTCCTGCTTTGCCCAGCTGCTGGTCAATTTTGCattgatatttatatttttatgttttatgtcatGGGTCCAGGGAAACAAAAGTCCCTTGAGCGAGACACTTCACGCAAGCGTTTCTGATTAGATTGCATCTAAGATTATATCTATTTAACTATTAAGGTGTTCATGTGTTGCTAGTGGAGAGATGACTCGGATGTCAAGGCTGCTTACATGCATAGTCTCTCCGCGATAAGTGgcattacatttttatataaatttTTATTGATAGTGTTCCAATTCCTCGGCTCCTGTCCAACAAGGCGTGGCTAGAATGTGACGTCACGCGGCGCCGTCAGAGCTTGTTTTGGAGGAAGTGGCCAGAACTTGGCTAACTGCTAGCACGTTAGCTTGACAAGAAAAGCAAGCGTCAACGATTAACAGGCTCGCTTCTGTTACACGAAGGGCACATACATCTGCAGTGGCAATTTTGAGTTTCACAAGTAGGGTAGACTGGGAAACTAGATATTGTAGGTTATTCAGCTGTGGACGCTCCAAACGTGTTGCTTTGTTACGGCAGACATTTATAGGAGATATTAGCCTGTTAGCTAGCCTTGCGTTGGCTAACGCTTGCAGACCGAGGTAGCGGAGAAGTCCACTTTTGATATTACTTTACTGCGGGATCATCACTCAGGTTGGTATCTGGTAACGTCATTTTTGGTTTTAGCATTGAACGTTGTAAACAGCACGGCTCTTGTTAACTAATATATACTAATTGTCAATTAAACGTATTAAGCTAACAAATGTTAGCTTAAAATAAGAGACACTGTCACGGCATTGTTGGCTAATTGACAGCATACACGATAACGTTATTTGAAACGTCTTGCTTAGATTGCTTGTCTTTTAGAATTTGTATTCTATAATAATCCGTCTCTAAAGCTGTATTTTAGATTCTGCTTTCGTTTGTGTGAATAGCCATCTAACGTTTCTCTTCAACCTTACGATTTCTCTATTGCTAACCTTTTGCAAGATGCGTTTGTGGTCATTCGGTTAAGTCGGATCGATACATGTACAGCCACGTAGGCCGACACATTAATCACATTTGTGGCAATTGGCAGTACGTGTACTGACTTTTGCTAATAGTCTCAGTGTGCTAATCGCGCTTGCCAAGTCATGGTTCCGTTAGTCCTGTTTTTAAACCATGTGATCAGTCACTGACACAGTGTCATGAGGTGCAGATTATGAGAGCCGCACCGACAGCTCTATGCTCCTTCTGCTTCATAATAACTAAATGGATTAAAGTAGTGTCTCTTTTCCACACTTGTGTACAAAACGTAAAATGACCTGCGAATTAAAgctattttgctgtttttcctttttaaaggtcgaattcaatttaaaatgatGATTTAATCAAGTCAGCGATAGAGTTTGAACTTTGGTCATTGCACCTTTATTGAGAGGTTTACATTGCTAAGCACAGTCATCCAAAGTCAAATGATCAGTGATCTCTTAAAACATTTGTACAGATCAGTTTTAGTGCACAACACTATGTTAATGTAATATGCTGGAGCGTATTTAAACATGTGTGTAGATAGGTACATTTGGTTGGGCAGGTATTAATTTCTGGGACAATCACACATTAGTTTGGTACTGTAACTGGGTGTGTTCcatcttttgttttaaattgataTAAAAGATTGATGACTCGGGAATAGAACAACAATATGTTTAATGTGAATACATTGTCGAAATCATAAATATAACAAGATATGTTctataaaagaacaaaagaaatctGTTGTGGTGGAAAAAATAGAGAATGTCAGGTCAAATCAACAGCCTCCAGCATTGCACTCTTacattaaaagcttttttttattatttactggaAGAATTCTATTCAAACTCTCTTGTTGCTCCATGTGTCGGAGTACATTGTTACCCTCTTATCCCCtgttactgtgttttgtttctttttcaaatGAAGGAAATTCAAGCCTCGGGGGCTGTTCCCTAGAACTGGAACATTCTTTTGGACTATACTTTAAGACACAAATTTGGATGGCTTGGAGTGAAACCTTCTGGTCATTGCCAGAACAAGGCTATTGAGgcgtctgtttctgttctgcaCTCAAATCTGCTTTTTTCACTTCACAGCTGTGGGACAATGACATCAAGAAAGAAAGTACTACTCAAAGTCATCATCCTTGGAGACTCTGGGTAATTTAAGAATAGCAACAGTTCCATGAGCCTCACCAATCAAATATTTTAAGTAATGTCTGCCATGGTATTTCTTATTATTCTCTTTTAAATGTTGCCTGTCTTATGCTGTTTTGTAGAGTTGGGAAGACTTCACTGATGAACCAGTATGTGAATAAGAAGTTCAGTAACCAATACAAAGCCACAATAGGGGCTGATTTCTTGACAAAAGAAGTAATGGTGGATGACAGACTTGTCACAATGCAGGTACTGAAGAAATTATCTTAATAATTTAAAGAGTAAAATCATTCTTGAAAATAATTTATCATTATAGACCCAACAACAGTAATGTAGTTTATATAAAGTATTTGCTGATGAAAACATGGTATTAACCTTTCTCGTATTTTGAAACTCAGATTTGGGACACAGCAGGTCAGGAGAGGTTCCAGTCCTTAGGTGTAGCATTCTACCGTGGAGCTGATTGCTGCGTCCTGGTGTTTGATGTGACAGCACCCAACACCTTCAAGACTTTAGACAGCTGGAGGGATGAGTTCTTGATCCAGGCAAGTCCCCGGGACCCCGAGAATTTTCCATTTGTGGTGCTGGGCAACAAGATCGACTTGGAGAACAGACAGGTTAGTCCACATAATCGCACTAAAGATGGCCAGGTTAGCCTTCCAATTCTGATTCTGTATGAAATATGATGTTGTGGTTGGTAATTTTATGTGAGTTCCCTTCTTTTGTGTTTCAGGTAACAACCAAACGAGCACAGGCTTGGTGTCAGAGCAAAAACAACATCCCATATTTTGAAACAAGCGCCAAGGAGGCTATCAATGTGGAGCAGGCCTTTCAGACTATTGCACGCAACGCTCTTAAGCAGGTAAAGTATCAATATTACAGCTAGGATTGAGACAATTTTCTGAGTGACTCTTAGTAAAAATCCTCAATTCAAATTATTTAGCCTGAATGCTA contains:
- the rpn1 gene encoding dolichyl-diphosphooligosaccharide--protein glycosyltransferase subunit 1, whose product is MIRRSQFVAALLLGLAALSSQVLADGLVNEEVKRTVDLSTHLAKITAEIVLSNHGASAVQSFVLGVEADLVPHLAYIGASIKGNEEEDGNLELQQTTINGQSGEFYKVQLPSSLAPGAQLKAKVEMTFSHVLKPFPTHITQAERQLVVFQGNHYLYSPYPTRSQTTRVRLASKTVEFYTKLGNPSKNDEIVEYGPFRDVAPFSEDTMKIHYENNTPFLTISSITRTIEVSHWGNIAVEETIDLRHTGAVLKGPFSRYDYQRQSDSGISSVKSFKTILPASAQDVYYRDEIGNISTSHLQVLDDSVEVEIRPRFPLFGGWKTHYIIGYNLPSYEYLYTLGDQYALKMRLVDHVYDDQVIDSLTVKIILPEGARNIHMDTPYKIDRMPNQLHYTYLDTFGRPVLVATKTNLVEHHIQDVVVHYNFNKILMLQEPLLVVGAFYILFFTVIIYVRLDFSITKDPAAEVRMKVASITEQVLTLVNKRLGLYRHMDEVVNRYKQSRDTGALNSGRKTLEADHRTLTNEISSLQARLKAEGSDLADKVGEVQKLDGQVKELVCRSCQEAERLVAGKVKKEAYIESEKNLTGKKQELVSRIDSLLDAL
- the LOC114855873 gene encoding ras-related protein rab7, which translates into the protein MTSRKKVLLKVIILGDSGVGKTSLMNQYVNKKFSNQYKATIGADFLTKEVMVDDRLVTMQIWDTAGQERFQSLGVAFYRGADCCVLVFDVTAPNTFKTLDSWRDEFLIQASPRDPENFPFVVLGNKIDLENRQVTTKRAQAWCQSKNNIPYFETSAKEAINVEQAFQTIARNALKQETEVELYNEFPEPIKLDRNERAKPSAETCSC